A genome region from Methanobacterium aggregans includes the following:
- a CDS encoding uracil-DNA glycosylase family protein: MLNKEKEYKMLVERRKNAIFPEGLKNPSEIEGGIYDSEDHIGPWSKWQGNLNADIMLVGQDWGSEKYYLDYKGNHKDDSITNSRMKEAFELIGIEVGYPSSPNRDAPCFFTNVVLGLKEGNKSNPIKAKWVKEHAEEFLKPTIEIVNPKIIITLGKPAYESVAGIYGLQKENLAEIINKNPFKLSHDKLLFAMYHCSPLGCINRTWEQQKQDWIKIKEYL, encoded by the coding sequence ATGTTAAATAAAGAAAAGGAATATAAAATGCTGGTGGAAAGGCGTAAGAATGCGATTTTTCCTGAAGGTCTTAAAAATCCTTCTGAAATTGAAGGTGGGATTTATGACAGCGAAGACCATATCGGACCCTGGTCTAAGTGGCAGGGAAACCTCAACGCTGATATAATGCTTGTTGGACAGGATTGGGGTAGTGAAAAATATTATTTAGACTACAAGGGTAATCATAAAGATGACAGCATCACCAATTCCCGCATGAAAGAAGCATTTGAATTAATAGGAATTGAAGTAGGATATCCAAGCTCTCCCAACAGGGATGCACCTTGTTTTTTCACTAATGTTGTCCTTGGCCTTAAAGAAGGGAACAAAAGTAATCCCATCAAAGCTAAATGGGTTAAAGAACATGCCGAAGAATTTCTAAAGCCCACAATCGAAATAGTTAACCCTAAGATTATTATAACCCTGGGAAAACCTGCTTATGAATCCGTTGCAGGAATATATGGACTTCAAAAAGAAAATCTGGCTGAAATCATTAACAAAAACCCATTTAAACTAAGTCATGATAAACTACTCTTTGCCATGTACCACTGCAGTCCACTAGGATGCATAAACAGAACATGGGAACAACAAAAGCAAGACTGGATTAAAATCAAAGAGTATCTATAA
- a CDS encoding PD-(D/E)XK nuclease family protein, whose amino-acid sequence MKSLFGHIVMGFTSQAENLATEGLNYIISNSSDAKRGISKFLGMIDRDLEKDLYFKTQDYGEDNAIPDLVGIDDEGNSVCIIESKFWAGLTENQPVTYLKRLNPKKTSILLFLVPSKRLETIWLELKNRCKDEGIILDTENRENSYTYARINEKNYLAITEWSSLLNFIETQLDTNGDYVTKADLLQLKGLCEQMDEESFLPLDSQEISPMIGRRNMEFCDIVDKVVNTGVAREIYSTQGCRSAAGLYYYGRYFIINDNHYFIQFNNQNWYELQNTPLWIMCFGKGWYDVVEERPKVMKALTKLELEEKLYFTQGDVALIPLKLELGVDKSVIVESILKQIEEINHLLEINY is encoded by the coding sequence ATGAAAAGTTTATTTGGCCATATAGTGATGGGATTCACATCACAAGCAGAAAATTTAGCTACAGAAGGATTAAATTATATTATTTCAAACTCTTCGGATGCCAAAAGGGGAATATCAAAGTTTTTAGGGATGATCGATAGGGATTTGGAAAAAGATCTTTACTTTAAAACTCAAGATTATGGTGAGGATAATGCAATTCCTGATTTAGTGGGAATTGATGATGAAGGTAATAGTGTTTGTATAATTGAATCTAAGTTTTGGGCAGGATTAACAGAAAATCAACCAGTTACTTATTTAAAGAGATTAAATCCTAAAAAAACTTCTATTTTATTATTTTTAGTTCCATCAAAAAGATTAGAAACCATCTGGCTTGAACTTAAGAATCGCTGCAAAGATGAGGGAATAATTTTAGATACTGAAAATAGAGAAAATTCATATACCTATGCACGAATAAATGAAAAAAATTATCTTGCAATAACTGAATGGAGTTCTTTGCTAAATTTTATTGAAACGCAACTAGATACTAATGGAGATTATGTTACAAAGGCAGATTTACTCCAATTAAAAGGTTTATGTGAACAAATGGACGAAGAATCTTTTTTACCTTTAGATTCACAAGAAATTTCACCAATGATTGGCCGACGTAACATGGAATTTTGTGATATTGTAGATAAAGTCGTGAACACTGGTGTGGCAAGGGAAATTTATTCTACTCAAGGATGCAGATCCGCTGCAGGATTATATTACTACGGCAGATATTTTATCATTAACGATAACCATTACTTCATCCAATTTAATAATCAAAATTGGTACGAATTACAAAATACGCCTTTATGGATAATGTGTTTTGGGAAAGGATGGTATGATGTTGTTGAAGAAAGGCCTAAAGTCATGAAAGCTCTTACTAAATTAGAATTAGAAGAAAAATTATATTTCACACAGGGTGATGTGGCATTAATTCCCCTAAAATTAGAATTAGGAGTTGATAAGTCCGTTATTGTTGAATCAATATTAAAACAAATTGAAGAAATAAATCATTTGCTGGAAATAAATTACTAA
- a CDS encoding zinc ribbon domain-containing protein: MDYENKGQTGSKVAFCPKCGIRNSDQNNFCSNCGAELTNFNNNIDNSNDSLSNAWLLVGALFPIIGVIGGLYYAFKGKKGSWALVLISIIFWVVWAIVFSSL; encoded by the coding sequence ATGGATTATGAAAATAAGGGGCAAACAGGATCTAAAGTGGCTTTTTGCCCTAAATGTGGGATCAGAAATAGCGATCAGAATAATTTTTGTTCTAATTGTGGAGCGGAATTAACTAATTTCAACAATAATATAGATAATTCTAATGATAGCCTTAGTAATGCCTGGCTTTTAGTTGGAGCATTATTTCCCATTATTGGAGTTATTGGCGGATTATATTATGCATTTAAGGGTAAAAAAGGTTCATGGGCATTAGTATTAATTTCTATTATATTTTGGGTTGTTTGGGCCATTGTTTTTTCTTCACTATAA
- a CDS encoding nuclease-related domain-containing protein yields the protein MGYLVCYDCDIYYEVTEEEAREIACCGECGSPLNYFERLEDSYSPKIRSNINFNQIKNQKTYTEKKKSFYFKIMGFGALLTVAGVLVQFSNFMFGIFLIFIGIILIIMGNSRGSSWIAGAYGEEIVSDYLQKLPDSFYIFNDVNPRGNWGNIDHVVVGPTGIFVIETKNYSTPYVVKGDDWYYNTPDGLKLADHKPGKQVKRNTMNLRELLIENQLIEDKVWINSVVALNGNVSIRGELYGYKIMKPYEIPHFILRHGIIFKKETVREISAAMNEISLQSF from the coding sequence ATGGGATATCTGGTATGTTACGACTGCGATATTTACTACGAAGTCACCGAAGAGGAAGCTAGGGAAATCGCATGTTGTGGGGAATGTGGGTCTCCATTAAATTACTTTGAACGTCTTGAAGATAGTTACAGTCCAAAAATTAGATCTAATATAAATTTTAACCAGATTAAGAATCAAAAAACTTATACTGAAAAGAAAAAATCTTTTTATTTTAAAATAATGGGCTTTGGAGCATTATTAACTGTTGCAGGAGTTTTAGTTCAATTTTCAAATTTTATGTTTGGAATCTTTTTGATTTTTATAGGAATAATCCTAATAATAATGGGCAATTCCAGGGGTAGTAGTTGGATTGCAGGTGCCTATGGTGAAGAAATTGTATCAGATTATCTTCAAAAACTTCCAGATAGTTTCTATATTTTTAATGATGTTAATCCACGTGGAAACTGGGGTAACATTGACCATGTGGTTGTAGGTCCCACAGGAATCTTTGTAATTGAAACAAAAAACTACTCAACACCTTATGTTGTTAAGGGTGATGATTGGTACTACAACACACCTGACGGCTTAAAGTTAGCTGATCATAAACCTGGAAAACAGGTGAAAAGGAACACAATGAACTTGCGAGAGTTGCTCATAGAAAATCAATTAATTGAAGATAAGGTATGGATTAACTCAGTAGTGGCTTTAAACGGTAATGTATCAATTAGAGGAGAGTTATACGGTTATAAAATAATGAAACCCTATGAAATTCCACATTTTATCCTTAGACATGGTATAATATTTAAGAAAGAAACTGTTCGAGAGATATCAGCAGCCATGAATGAGATTTCGTTGCAATCCTTTTGA
- a CDS encoding HEAT repeat domain-containing protein, producing the protein MKNKKTNFSSSKITVKYDDIVQKYGKERVDEDLKNLNTEFFKKLFDELEYQDELFALRYPYLFGTDWEYDEDSDPIFEQINVNRIVSAIMNDFRDEKAKKFEEMQNKYYEDYQNLLEPYYLDMEPYIPDDVDIVLEIFHDSIDYEDHSTPTDVYLNEYAHPEKIEEKFWLTSDGINVKRVFQGIENFLETQHYAEMMEDHCSNVLNQNEIINNEYNDVFASDTINLLNDPDNVRKEDENTLGRSAHPDALKYLIESLNDPEEIVVLNAVRALGKIGDKRAIKPLENHLYDKIVVSNAVTNALKKFGSQGEETIKNYWKKKDEERVKKANLKSLKRKEIRRIQLSHQKDEKQKIKRVNEKKRNLLIFSDDKNLMNIYEYDEIIEMSKESEDLEKMVEEHCSKKESNELFRTGLSDDYDDLEFDFIENIEIKDTSSSNLSSRERTRRLTKRLIDENDKYMDDIIAGLYGRK; encoded by the coding sequence ATGAAAAACAAGAAAACAAATTTCAGTTCATCTAAAATAACAGTTAAATATGATGATATTGTCCAAAAATATGGGAAAGAACGTGTTGATGAAGATTTAAAAAATTTAAATACGGAATTTTTTAAAAAATTATTTGATGAATTAGAATATCAAGACGAATTATTTGCCTTAAGATACCCGTATTTATTTGGGACAGATTGGGAATATGATGAGGATTCAGACCCCATATTTGAACAGATTAATGTAAACCGGATTGTATCTGCAATTATGAATGATTTTCGTGATGAAAAGGCCAAAAAATTTGAAGAAATGCAAAATAAATATTATGAAGATTATCAAAACCTTCTTGAGCCTTATTATTTAGATATGGAACCATATATTCCAGATGATGTTGATATTGTTTTAGAAATTTTTCATGATTCTATAGATTATGAAGATCATTCAACACCAACTGACGTATATCTTAATGAATATGCGCACCCTGAAAAAATTGAAGAAAAATTTTGGTTAACATCTGATGGAATAAACGTAAAACGTGTTTTTCAGGGGATTGAAAACTTTTTGGAAACCCAACATTATGCTGAAATGATGGAAGATCATTGCTCTAACGTTTTAAATCAAAATGAAATTATTAATAATGAATATAATGATGTTTTTGCTTCTGATACTATTAATTTACTGAATGATCCGGATAATGTCCGTAAAGAAGATGAAAACACTTTAGGTAGAAGTGCTCATCCAGATGCTCTAAAATATTTAATAGAATCATTGAACGATCCTGAAGAAATTGTTGTGCTAAATGCTGTTAGAGCTCTAGGTAAAATTGGGGATAAAAGAGCTATAAAACCTTTAGAGAATCATTTATACGACAAAATAGTTGTTTCCAATGCTGTGACTAATGCCCTTAAAAAATTTGGATCCCAAGGTGAAGAAACCATTAAAAATTACTGGAAGAAAAAAGATGAAGAACGTGTAAAAAAAGCTAATTTAAAAAGCCTGAAACGAAAAGAGATACGTCGTATACAATTATCCCATCAAAAAGATGAAAAACAGAAAATAAAAAGAGTTAATGAAAAAAAGAGGAATTTATTGATATTTAGTGATGATAAAAATTTAATGAACATTTACGAATATGATGAGATTATTGAAATGTCCAAAGAATCAGAAGATCTTGAAAAGATGGTAGAAGAACATTGTTCCAAAAAAGAATCTAATGAATTATTCAGAACTGGACTGTCTGATGATTACGATGATTTAGAATTTGATTTTATAGAAAATATTGAAATAAAGGATACATCTTCCTCTAATCTTTCATCACGTGAGAGAACTAGAAGATTAACTAAAAGGCTCATAGATGAAAACGACAAATACATGGATGATATCATAGCAGGTTTATATGGTAGAAAATAA
- a CDS encoding DEAD/DEAH box helicase, giving the protein MINDVLEIFKKDPDLSKKVEFIKEIPPKKGKYDYLNELNPLLINYLNSKNIKLYKHQSQVTNLIREGKNVIITTPTASGKTFAFTLPVLEKFADDPKATALYLYPAKALSNDQLEKFKEYELETGIKLDPYIYDGDTPEGKRTLIRHKARALLSNPHMLHLILDWHKQWERFYSNLEYVILDEAHTYTGLFGSNVALLLRRFQRICSYYGSDPQYILSSATLDNPVEFSEKLVGKKFELVSDDYSTNAKKSFIFYNPHKKLDKKEDTDSPEKEENLITNEDVSSSHDTRKIFAMLLLNDLQTLCFTRTKKKAESIANTTINYLRDYLTTNENLKHKNGFKPLWERVYSYRGQYSHYIRRKIEKNLKSKTYLGVVTTNALELGIDIGSLDAVIISSYPGTLISTWQQAGRAGRKNKESLVILIAEKDPLNQYIIKNPDYLLNNSPENAVVDLSNDYVNSNHIKCAASEIPITMNELKELFYFNKPVEYLEELGLKNVNGKWKYFGSPAHDFQLKKFGDENFRIIYENERFEERISREEFYLLGYKEATHKYRGSNYVVTDFDLKGKTVRMRKTKLGSYFSSRKEDNLKILDTIKTKKIGLLDVHFVSLQITSEFFKFEYRDGKPHNREKIKVPSIVFETKGIWINIPNNILYDPYFFENDDYDETSKSINGLGHSLTAMFPFYVLCDRCDVKGFSTEHHEDTETASIFIYDTYQGGMGLSERGLYFFEDLLKLTLDMVQKCDCEDGCVHCIHSPLCNVDRKPRSKSGTIFLLKKLLEYCDKTSDSKGHDFTITINKNSKITSTNPTPTNPTPTNPTPTNPTPTNPTPTNPTPTNPEREIKELIQLKDNLNYDDPTIFTLFHDADGKKRAKSANILGETGDPKYVDALCIATNDIDGNVRRCSASALGKIGDVKAVNSLKKLFKDEDRLVRLYAMKSFEKITSKK; this is encoded by the coding sequence ATGATAAATGATGTTCTGGAAATTTTCAAGAAAGATCCGGATTTATCTAAGAAAGTTGAGTTTATAAAGGAAATTCCGCCTAAAAAAGGCAAATATGATTATTTAAATGAATTAAATCCCCTTTTAATAAATTATTTAAACTCTAAGAACATTAAATTGTATAAACACCAGAGCCAAGTTACTAACCTCATTAGAGAAGGTAAAAATGTCATTATAACAACCCCTACTGCATCTGGAAAAACATTTGCCTTCACCTTACCTGTTTTAGAAAAATTTGCAGATGACCCGAAAGCCACTGCTCTATATTTATACCCCGCAAAAGCTCTAAGTAATGACCAATTAGAAAAATTTAAGGAATATGAACTGGAAACTGGAATAAAACTCGATCCATACATCTACGATGGAGATACCCCTGAAGGAAAAAGAACACTTATTCGTCACAAGGCTCGTGCACTACTTTCAAATCCCCACATGTTGCATCTTATACTTGATTGGCATAAGCAGTGGGAAAGATTTTATTCAAATTTAGAGTATGTTATTTTGGATGAAGCCCATACTTACACAGGACTATTTGGATCCAATGTTGCATTGTTATTAAGGCGTTTTCAGAGGATATGTTCTTATTATGGTTCAGATCCTCAATATATTCTTTCTTCAGCTACTCTGGACAATCCTGTGGAATTCAGTGAAAAGTTGGTTGGAAAAAAGTTCGAATTAGTTTCTGACGATTATTCAACAAATGCTAAGAAGTCTTTTATATTTTATAACCCCCACAAAAAACTTGATAAAAAAGAGGACACGGATTCTCCTGAAAAAGAAGAAAATTTAATCACAAATGAGGATGTTTCTAGTTCTCATGATACCAGAAAAATTTTTGCTATGTTACTTTTAAATGATCTACAAACGCTGTGTTTCACAAGAACTAAAAAAAAAGCAGAAAGCATTGCAAATACAACAATAAATTATCTACGAGATTATTTAACAACCAATGAAAATTTAAAGCACAAAAATGGTTTTAAACCTTTATGGGAACGTGTATACTCTTATAGGGGGCAGTACAGTCATTATATTCGCAGAAAAATTGAGAAAAATTTAAAATCTAAGACATATCTAGGAGTGGTAACTACCAATGCTTTAGAACTTGGTATTGATATTGGAAGCTTGGATGCTGTTATAATTTCAAGTTATCCTGGAACATTAATCTCAACTTGGCAACAAGCAGGCAGAGCTGGTAGAAAAAATAAAGAGTCATTAGTAATATTAATAGCTGAAAAGGATCCTTTAAATCAGTATATTATAAAAAATCCGGATTATCTTTTAAATAACTCTCCTGAGAATGCGGTTGTTGATTTAAGTAATGATTATGTGAATTCTAATCATATTAAATGTGCTGCGTCTGAGATACCAATCACAATGAATGAACTAAAAGAACTTTTCTATTTTAATAAACCTGTTGAATATCTGGAGGAACTTGGTTTAAAAAATGTGAATGGAAAATGGAAATATTTTGGAAGTCCTGCACACGACTTTCAATTAAAAAAATTCGGTGATGAAAACTTTAGGATTATCTATGAAAACGAAAGATTTGAGGAAAGGATTAGTAGAGAAGAATTTTATCTTTTAGGATATAAAGAGGCCACACATAAATATAGGGGATCAAATTATGTTGTAACAGATTTTGATTTAAAGGGAAAAACTGTGAGGATGCGAAAAACAAAGTTGGGAAGTTATTTTAGTTCTAGGAAAGAAGATAATTTAAAAATTTTAGATACAATTAAAACCAAAAAAATTGGGTTGTTGGATGTTCATTTCGTAAGCCTACAAATAACGTCTGAATTCTTTAAATTTGAATATCGTGATGGAAAACCACATAACCGTGAAAAGATTAAAGTTCCTTCTATAGTATTTGAAACAAAGGGCATATGGATAAATATTCCTAATAATATATTATACGATCCTTACTTTTTTGAAAACGATGATTATGATGAAACATCAAAATCAATAAATGGTTTGGGACATTCATTAACGGCTATGTTCCCTTTTTATGTTCTGTGTGATCGCTGCGATGTAAAAGGTTTCTCTACTGAGCACCATGAGGACACAGAAACTGCCAGCATATTCATTTATGATACATACCAAGGTGGTATGGGCTTATCTGAAAGAGGTTTATATTTCTTTGAAGATTTACTTAAGTTAACATTGGACATGGTGCAAAAATGTGACTGTGAAGATGGATGCGTACACTGCATACATTCACCCCTATGTAATGTTGATCGAAAGCCTCGAAGTAAATCAGGGACTATCTTTTTGTTGAAAAAATTATTGGAATACTGTGATAAAACCTCAGATTCAAAGGGGCATGATTTTACTATTACAATTAATAAAAATTCAAAAATTACGTCTACCAATCCTACTCCTACCAATCCTACTCCTACCAATCCTACTCCTACCAATCCTACTCCTACCAATCCTACTCCTACCAATCCTACTCCTACCAATCCTGAAAGGGAGATCAAAGAATTAATTCAATTAAAAGATAATCTGAATTATGACGACCCTACAATTTTTACTTTATTTCATGATGCTGATGGGAAAAAACGAGCTAAATCCGCTAATATTTTAGGTGAAACAGGGGATCCTAAGTATGTTGATGCTTTATGTATAGCCACAAATGATATTGATGGAAACGTTAGAAGATGCTCAGCATCAGCACTCGGTAAAATAGGGGATGTAAAGGCTGTAAACTCACTAAAAAAACTTTTTAAGGATGAAGATCGCCTAGTAAGATTGTATGCTATGAAATCTTTTGAAAAAATAACTTCAAAAAAGTAG
- a CDS encoding outer membrane protein assembly factor BamB family protein encodes MIGKRHGIMFLCVLIATMSCGFAFQQAWTSDTGQPQKITGDGQNILVTTSSAIKEIDPTGAQVWSQDIAVSGNGSAVKAGKYVFIGTANDARALNKADGSTKWTKTDVLGAAQPVKYVFVKGTCVIFSNSEKAIVLDRETGNNLTAVQDAPTVSEPSVFGGYYLAGTSTGVTAYKGFMLPDLRVKSITKATDKTTAKIENIGLSDASKVLVKFVVRKTDGTYRTIHLNAGTIGAGQSKDVVINGAFSRGYTIVDPYYAITELNEGNNQRYFS; translated from the coding sequence TTGATAGGAAAAAGACATGGGATAATGTTTCTCTGCGTACTCATTGCCACAATGAGCTGCGGATTCGCATTCCAACAGGCATGGACCTCAGACACCGGACAGCCACAGAAGATCACAGGGGACGGTCAGAACATACTCGTCACAACCTCCTCAGCCATCAAGGAGATCGACCCCACAGGTGCACAGGTCTGGAGCCAGGACATCGCAGTCTCAGGAAACGGATCCGCAGTTAAAGCAGGAAAATACGTCTTCATAGGAACAGCAAACGATGCAAGGGCACTGAACAAAGCAGACGGTTCAACCAAGTGGACCAAAACAGACGTTCTAGGTGCAGCACAGCCTGTGAAGTACGTGTTTGTCAAGGGTACGTGTGTCATCTTCTCAAACAGCGAGAAAGCCATAGTCCTCGATAGAGAAACAGGGAACAACCTCACAGCAGTTCAGGACGCCCCCACAGTATCTGAACCCTCAGTCTTTGGAGGTTACTACCTTGCAGGAACCAGCACAGGAGTCACAGCCTACAAAGGATTCATGCTCCCAGATTTAAGGGTTAAAAGCATAACCAAAGCCACTGACAAGACCACTGCGAAAATTGAAAACATCGGACTCTCAGATGCATCCAAAGTCCTAGTTAAATTCGTTGTCAGGAAAACGGACGGAACCTACAGGACCATTCACTTGAACGCAGGAACCATAGGTGCAGGACAGAGCAAGGACGTTGTCATCAACGGTGCATTCAGTCGAGGTTACACCATAGTCGATCCCTACTACGCAATAACAGAACTGAACGAAGGCAACAACCAGAGATACTTCAGCTAG
- a CDS encoding transglutaminase domain-containing protein → MKRVLSLLIFFCFFGIIGFSGTSHAAQVSEVEIPDDDCLDGSNFDNMKPGEVLIDDTENMDRTLIDQSYTNDYNYQRDSVRISDSRLSNLRGRQGLRTLAFYIQQNFDHSKGASRTAQGVIETGYGDCWGLSDFALQVLTKNGYTVKLVQGRSSQSNAHRWLEVQLTDGSWTTFDPSIVTKKYNYKPYWYRCAEKTAVIGVYYP, encoded by the coding sequence ATGAAAAGGGTTTTAAGTCTTCTGATCTTCTTCTGTTTCTTTGGCATAATCGGGTTTTCAGGAACTTCCCATGCTGCACAGGTCTCTGAAGTAGAGATCCCGGATGACGATTGTCTGGATGGATCCAACTTCGACAATATGAAACCAGGGGAAGTCTTGATAGACGATACAGAAAACATGGACAGGACCTTAATCGACCAGAGCTACACGAATGACTACAACTATCAGCGCGATTCCGTGCGTATCTCTGACAGCAGGCTCTCAAACCTACGTGGCCGTCAGGGACTGAGAACACTGGCATTCTACATCCAGCAGAACTTCGACCACAGTAAGGGTGCATCAAGAACAGCTCAGGGAGTTATAGAAACTGGATACGGTGACTGTTGGGGTCTTTCAGATTTTGCACTGCAGGTCCTCACAAAGAATGGGTACACTGTTAAACTCGTTCAAGGACGAAGCTCCCAGTCAAATGCACACAGGTGGCTTGAAGTTCAGCTCACTGATGGCTCATGGACTACATTCGATCCGTCCATAGTGACTAAAAAGTACAATTACAAACCCTACTGGTACAGATGTGCTGAAAAAACCGCCGTTATAGGGGTGTACTACCCATGA
- the hjc gene encoding Holliday junction resolvase Hjc, with product MIDKNKGIAYEQELVRLFKDAQFTACRLPGSSARSPDIVAGDRNSVFVIEVKTTRDSRVKIRKSQMHTLLKFAHDLNAEARVALRFIDRDISWRIVKVNALEIHDKSFSIDYNTACLKGLEFSELVSNELQKRFSCKQGNLSV from the coding sequence ATGATAGACAAAAACAAGGGGATTGCCTATGAACAGGAGCTTGTGAGGCTCTTCAAGGATGCACAGTTCACTGCCTGCCGTTTGCCTGGGTCATCTGCCCGTTCCCCTGACATCGTTGCAGGTGATAGAAATTCAGTATTTGTGATTGAAGTGAAGACCACGAGAGATTCAAGGGTCAAGATCCGGAAAAGTCAGATGCACACCCTGCTGAAGTTCGCACATGATCTCAATGCAGAAGCCCGTGTTGCCCTGCGCTTCATCGACAGGGACATATCATGGCGTATTGTGAAGGTCAACGCCCTTGAGATCCATGATAAGAGTTTTTCAATAGACTACAACACTGCCTGCTTGAAGGGTCTTGAGTTCTCTGAGCTTGTTTCAAACGAACTGCAGAAGCGATTTTCATGCAAACAAGGCAACCTGAGTGTTTAG
- a CDS encoding metal-dependent hydrolase has protein sequence MRFYTHIPAGLLLYTLLVWIFGQPYTLAGVLAVVLFSVLPDLIDKVTGEHRGWGHSAIWLIPVVVLLFLKPALGIACFSAFSMHVLLDSITKKGVPFLYPFSKTRLVMPKKEKSRIQTGSKQETALCVVIVFLLIPLTYCVLCGVPGDLFASASNSTKLNKTGNNSTKGSYNPYTNLRNSTGFSGYSKGSSGTTSGSGSLTKNLKSNAGTSQTSNSTNSTSDDLDQGLLNWLNQDLSNNNQNNQTTNSTTPTTDEYGNNIADVLVGPSQTIQDLAAGSDSSDQEDAKTTFFSDLQSQFDNLVEGVPYETNSTDSDQSMFDFDGSVNPDADGEESSDSDQLGLMLATLTLFAGGGLVGKV, from the coding sequence ATGAGGTTCTACACACATATACCTGCAGGGCTGCTTTTATACACTCTGCTCGTCTGGATATTCGGTCAGCCATACACACTTGCAGGTGTCCTTGCTGTTGTCCTGTTCTCTGTACTCCCTGACTTGATCGATAAAGTAACGGGTGAGCATAGGGGATGGGGGCACTCTGCAATATGGCTCATACCCGTTGTTGTTCTACTTTTTCTCAAGCCTGCCCTTGGAATTGCCTGTTTTTCAGCATTTTCCATGCACGTGCTACTTGACTCAATTACCAAAAAGGGAGTTCCATTCCTCTACCCCTTTTCAAAGACCAGATTGGTCATGCCCAAGAAGGAAAAATCACGTATCCAGACGGGTTCAAAACAGGAAACTGCTCTCTGTGTTGTTATTGTTTTCCTACTCATCCCCCTGACTTACTGTGTTTTGTGCGGTGTTCCTGGCGACCTTTTTGCATCAGCTTCAAACTCCACAAAACTCAATAAAACAGGAAACAACAGCACCAAAGGTTCATACAACCCATACACCAACTTGAGGAACTCAACAGGTTTCTCTGGTTATTCTAAGGGTAGCTCTGGAACTACTTCTGGTTCTGGATCTTTAACTAAAAACTTGAAGTCCAATGCAGGTACATCTCAAACTTCAAATTCAACAAACTCCACATCTGACGATCTTGATCAGGGTCTTCTCAACTGGCTTAATCAGGATTTGAGCAACAACAATCAAAATAATCAGACTACCAACTCAACGACTCCAACTACTGATGAATATGGGAACAACATTGCTGACGTCCTTGTGGGTCCTTCCCAGACCATTCAGGATCTGGCAGCGGGTTCAGATTCAAGTGATCAGGAAGATGCGAAAACCACATTTTTCTCTGATTTACAGAGTCAGTTCGACAATCTCGTTGAAGGGGTGCCGTATGAAACCAATTCAACAGATTCAGACCAGTCTATGTTCGATTTTGACGGCTCAGTTAACCCTGATGCAGATGGTGAAGAGAGTTCAGATAGTGACCAGCTCGGTCTGATGCTTGCAACCTTAACTCTATTTGCAGGAGGTGGCCTCGTTGGTAAGGTCTGA